A window from Oncorhynchus mykiss isolate Arlee chromosome 9, USDA_OmykA_1.1, whole genome shotgun sequence encodes these proteins:
- the rpl10 gene encoding 60S ribosomal protein L10 — MGRRPARCYRYCKNKPYPKSRFCRGVPDPKIRIFDLGRKKARVDEFPLCGHMVSDEYEQLSSEALEAARICANKYMVKTCGKDGFHIRVRLHPFHVIRINKMLSCAGADRLQTGMRGAFGKPLGTVARVRIGQVIMSVRTKASNKEHIIEALRRAKFKFPGRQKIHMSKKYGFTKFNAVDFDQMMAEKRVIPDGCGVKYIPSTGPLARWKKIHAI; from the exons ATGGGTCGCCGGCCAGCCCGATG ctATCGCTACTGCAAGAACAAGCCCTACCCCAAGTCCCGCTTCTGTCGTGGTGTGCCTG ATCCTAAGATCAGGATCTTTGACCTGGGCAGGAAGAAGGCCAGGGTGGATGAGTTCCCTCTGTGTGGTCACATGGTCTCTGACGAGTACGAGCAGCTGTCCTCTGAAG CTCTGGAGGCAGCCCGTATCTGTGCCAACAAGTACATGGTGAAGACTTGTGGAAAAGACGGCTTCCACATCCGGGTCCGCCTGCACCCCTTCCATGTCATCCGTATCAACAAGATGTTGTCCTGCGCTGGGGCTGACAG GCTCCAGACAGGGATGCGTGGTGCGTTCGGTAAACCCCTGGGCACCGTGGCCCGTGTTAGAATCGGTCAGGTGATCATGTCTGTCCGCACCAAGGCCAGCAACAAGGAGCACATTATCGAGGCTCTCCGCAGGGCCAAGTTCAAGTTCCCCGGACGCCAGAAG aTCCACATGTCTAAGAAGTACGGCTTCACTAAGTTCAACGCGGTAGACTTTGATCAAATGATGGCTGAAAAGCGTGTGATTCCTGATGGCTGTGGGGTGAAGTACATCCCTTCGACTGGTCCTCTGGCTCGCTGGAAGAAGATTCACGCCATCTAG